A stretch of Telopea speciosissima isolate NSW1024214 ecotype Mountain lineage chromosome 11, Tspe_v1, whole genome shotgun sequence DNA encodes these proteins:
- the LOC122646612 gene encoding pentatricopeptide repeat-containing protein At2g19280 yields the protein MWASSFSVAHSFVVGLRLFLGRNKKFQFLTLRSLTSTYLSVLENEVATFENFIPFDENSIQNLECISVESSDHSRYYLSGKGTRESVKWDSSGFESWGMKAEMKKVKLILSKRGWYFGSGIGNKIDIDELNVTRILNDLFEETSDAALAFYFFTWCEDCTRAKHAILSVCTMVNILVSGNMNYRAMDLLLYHVRNDDGREEWHNLLFDVLKETSKNRRVLEIVYSMLVGCYVKEDMVNLAIEAVKKMKNLGIFPPPGVCNSLLKALLKSSKIDLVWEIFGEMQNQGMGFNASIISLFIHEYCALGMLERACKLLVDMKDYGLQPDVVAFTIVIDAFCKMGYLKEATSILFKMIEMNIFPDSVLASSVIDGYCKAGRLEEAMVILKIFGFTPNLFIYNSFITILCRDGRLIEADAVFSEMLALGMFPDCYSYTTIIGGYCKVSDIRTALNYFGKMLKTGTEPSIVTYTVLVEVYCKIGDLKTAEYMFQVMARKGLKPDIFAYNTLIDGYGKVGHLHSAFRLLDVMRSADVSPDITTYNIIIHGLVRRGFVKESRDILDELIRRGFSPNTLTFTDVISGFSKLGSFEEAFLVWSYMSEHGMRPDVVTCSALLNGYCKAHRMGEANALFRKMLDAGLIPDLILYNTLIHGFCSVGNIDDAFHLLSMMVEHGIIPNSVTCHLLVHGFEKNLVDDPIKATSIKMHQILLKHGIDIDISQYMVTTH from the coding sequence ATGTGGGCTTCTTCATTTTCAGTCGCCCACAGTTTTGTTGTTGGTCTGAGATTGTTTCtgggaagaaataaaaaatttcagttcCTTACATTGAGGAGTTTGACGTCAACATATTTATCAGTCTTGGAGAATGAAGTGGCTACTTTTGAAAACTTTATTCCCTTTGATGAGAATTCCATACAGAATCTAGAATGCATTTCAGTTGAATCTTCAGATCACAGCAGATATTATCTTAGTGGGAAGGGAACGAGAGAGTCTGTTAAATGGGATTCATCAGGTTTTGAGAGTTGGGGAATGAAGGCTGAAATGAAGAAAGTAAAATTGATTCTCTCAAAACGAGGGTGGTATTTCGGTTCTGGAATTGGGAACAAGATTGATATTGATGAATTGAATGTAACTCGGATTTTGAATGATTTGTTTGAGGAGACTTCTGATGCTGCACTTGCTTTCTACTTCTTCACGTGGTGTGAGGACTGCACTAGAGCAAAACATGCAATTCTATCAGTTTGTACTATGGTAAATATTCTGGTTTCTGGAAACATGAATTATAGAGCCATGGATCTTCTTCTATATCATGTTAGGAATGATGATGGAAGAGAAGAATGGCATAACTTACTGTTTGATGTCCTCAAAGAAACCTCAAAAAATAGAAGGGTGTTGGAAATTGTTTATAGTATGCTTGTTGGGTGTTATGTCAAGGAAGATATGGTAAACTTGGCTATTGAAGCagtcaagaaaatgaaaaacctCGGCATCTTTCCTCCTCCTGGAGTCTGTAATTCTCTTCTAAAGGCATTGTTAAAGTCAAGTAAGATAGATTTAGTTTGGGAAATATTTGGGGAAATGCAGAATCAAGGTATGGGTTTCAATGCTTCTATTATTAGTTTATTCATCCATGAATATTGTGCACTAGGCATGCTTGAACGTGCTTGTAAGTTGCTTGTGGATATGAAAGATTATGGGTTGCAACCTGATGTTGTGGCATTTACAATTGTGATTGATGCCTTCTGCAAAATGGGTTACCTAAAGGAAGCCACTTCTATATTGTTCAAAATGATTGAAATGAATATATTTCCAGATTCAGTTTTGGCTTCTTCAGTTATTGATGGCTACTGTAAAGCAGGTAGGTTGGAGGAAGCAATggttattttgaaaatctttggTTTCACTCCCAACCTTTTCATTTACAATAGCTTTATCACAATATTATGCAGAGATGGGAGATTGATTGAAGCTGATGCAGTTTTCTCTGAGATGCTTGCATTGGGAATGTTTCCTGATTGTTATAGTTACACTACCATTATTGGAGGTTACTGTAAGGTTAGTGACATAAGAACAGCTCtcaattattttggaaaaatgTTGAAGACGGGAACTGAACCGTCTATTGTGACGTACACAGTGTTAGTTGAGGTCTATTGCAAAATTGGGGATTTGAAGACTGCAGAATATATGTTCCAGGTGATGGCAAGGAAGGGTCTGAAACCTGATATTTTTGCATACAACACATTAATCGATGGATATGGAAAAGTGGGACACCTGCACAGTGCTTTTAGGTTGTTGGATGTTATGAGATCAGCTGATGTTTCACCTGACATCACAACTTATAACATTATTATTCATGGTCTTGTCAGAAGAGGCTTTGTCAAAGAGTCAAGAGACATCTTAGACGAGCTCATTAGAAGGGGGTTTTCTCCTAATACTTTAACATTCACTGATGTCATTAGTGGGTTCTCTAAGCTGGGAAGCTTTGAGGAAGCATTTCTTGTTTGGTCATACATGAGTGAACATGGGATGAGACCTGATGTTGTAACATGTAGTGCTCTTCTTAATGGTTATTGCAAGGCCCACCGTATGGGTGAGGCTAATGCCTTATTCCGGAAGATGTTGGATGCCGGGTTAATTCCAGACTTAATATTGTACAACACACTTATACATGGATTTTGCAGTGTGGGAAACATAGATGATGCTTTCCACTTACTGAGTATGATGGTAGAACATGGTATCATTCCTAACAGTGTTACTTGCCATTTACTTGTGCATGGTTTTGAGAAAAACTTGGTTGACGATCCTATAAAAGCTACAAGCATTAAGATGCACCAAATACTGCTGAAGCAtggtattgatattgatatatCTCAGTATATGGTTACAACACACTAA